A single Camelus bactrianus isolate YW-2024 breed Bactrian camel chromosome 1, ASM4877302v1, whole genome shotgun sequence DNA region contains:
- the LOC105082359 gene encoding cell surface glycoprotein CD200 receptor 1-like isoform X2, whose product MDRNQSTLTYPEVNTTRSVPVDTKPVLSCPPVLCTAVLLTTWEVVLRDKPPCNRVYRGDTNETKGNCTDERITTWGSRPDKIPALQIDPVAITHDGYYKCEMVTPNGNFYHGYHLQVLVPPEVTLVQSKDGTAVCKAAAGKPAAQISWTPERACTTVQEPWGNGTVTVQSTCHWEGHHVQNVSCSVSHLTGNKSLTIQLNQGARTLGFPVSYFLIILCVKFSFFLVILVILGFIYFQRTNDCRA is encoded by the exons ATGGACAGAAACCAGAGCACTCTAACATATCCAGAAG TCAACACTACACGATCTGTACCAGTGGATACAAAGCCTGTGCTCTCTTGCCCTCCTGTGCTGTGTACAGCTGTGCTGTTAACAACGTGGGAAGTAGTCCTCAGAGACAAGCCCCCCTGCAACAGAGTCTACAGGGGTGATACAAATGAGACAAAGGGAAACTGCACCGATGAGAGAATAACAACCTGGGGCTCCAGACCTGACAAGATTCCTGCCCTTCAGATTGACCCAGTGGCCATCACTCACGATGGGTATTACAAGTGTGAAATGGTAACACCTAATGGGAATTTCTATCATGGATATCACCTCCAAGTCTTAG TGCCCCCTGAGGTGACCCTGGTTCAAAGCAAGGATGGAACTGCAGTGTGCAAGGCAGCTGCAGGGAAGCCAGCTGCACAGATCTCCTGGACCCCAGAGAGGGCTTGTACCACTGTTCAAGAACCCTGGGGCAATGGCACAGTGACTGTCCAGAGTACCTGCCACTGGGAGGGCCACCATGTACAGAATGTGTCCTGCTCTGTCTCCCACTTGACTGGCAACAAGAGTCTGACCATACAGTTGAATCAAG GTGCCAGAACCCTGGGATTTCCAGTGTCATACTTTCTGATCATTCTCTGTGTgaaattctcttttttcctggTTATCCTGGTCATCCTGGGATTCATCTACTTCCAGAGAACCAATGATTGCAG agcatga
- the LOC105082359 gene encoding cell surface glycoprotein CD200 receptor 1-like isoform X1 encodes MSSAFGRLFTVFLPSIAASIISSCMDRNQSTLTYPEVNTTRSVPVDTKPVLSCPPVLCTAVLLTTWEVVLRDKPPCNRVYRGDTNETKGNCTDERITTWGSRPDKIPALQIDPVAITHDGYYKCEMVTPNGNFYHGYHLQVLVPPEVTLVQSKDGTAVCKAAAGKPAAQISWTPERACTTVQEPWGNGTVTVQSTCHWEGHHVQNVSCSVSHLTGNKSLTIQLNQGARTLGFPVSYFLIILCVKFSFFLVILVILGFIYFQRTNDCRA; translated from the exons ATGTCTTCAGCTTTTGGCAGACTATTCACAGTTTTTCTCCCTTCCATAGCTG CTTCAATAATTAGTTCCTGTATGGACAGAAACCAGAGCACTCTAACATATCCAGAAG TCAACACTACACGATCTGTACCAGTGGATACAAAGCCTGTGCTCTCTTGCCCTCCTGTGCTGTGTACAGCTGTGCTGTTAACAACGTGGGAAGTAGTCCTCAGAGACAAGCCCCCCTGCAACAGAGTCTACAGGGGTGATACAAATGAGACAAAGGGAAACTGCACCGATGAGAGAATAACAACCTGGGGCTCCAGACCTGACAAGATTCCTGCCCTTCAGATTGACCCAGTGGCCATCACTCACGATGGGTATTACAAGTGTGAAATGGTAACACCTAATGGGAATTTCTATCATGGATATCACCTCCAAGTCTTAG TGCCCCCTGAGGTGACCCTGGTTCAAAGCAAGGATGGAACTGCAGTGTGCAAGGCAGCTGCAGGGAAGCCAGCTGCACAGATCTCCTGGACCCCAGAGAGGGCTTGTACCACTGTTCAAGAACCCTGGGGCAATGGCACAGTGACTGTCCAGAGTACCTGCCACTGGGAGGGCCACCATGTACAGAATGTGTCCTGCTCTGTCTCCCACTTGACTGGCAACAAGAGTCTGACCATACAGTTGAATCAAG GTGCCAGAACCCTGGGATTTCCAGTGTCATACTTTCTGATCATTCTCTGTGTgaaattctcttttttcctggTTATCCTGGTCATCCTGGGATTCATCTACTTCCAGAGAACCAATGATTGCAG agcatga